Part of the Salvelinus namaycush isolate Seneca chromosome 25, SaNama_1.0, whole genome shotgun sequence genome is shown below.
acacatattctgaccaaatgactattcataaacataactaaaaaatacatgttgtataggaaatgatagatacactagttcttaatgcaatcgccgtgttagaattctaaaaataacttcattacgacatccagcttaggtatagcgagagagtacccaaaagctgggcgcaaacgactagcacaacatgttcgacagatatatgaaatagcatcataaaatgggtcctacttttgctgatctttcatcagaatgttgtacaaagGGGtgctttgtcgggaacaatcgttgtttggatttagaacggcctttttccctctcgatttagcaagcggcgcgaatctctccatgtcaacaaacggaagagaacggaacacggcaaaacttccgaagaaatttcaataatctgattaaactatgttttttcaatatactttacgatgatattgtcacatgtatcaaataaaatcaaagccggagatattagtcgtccataacgtcagcttatcagaaggcaaatccaggtccctcctcgcgctctccagaaaacaggaaactggtgacacgtcatgccaagagctatgattcgagtccagatcaagttacacactcaatttcttctctcactgcttgtcgacatctagtggaagacgtatgaagtgcatctaaactaataaataacaaggactttaataggcagcccctagaagagtgcgtcgatttcagattttccacttcctgtcaggaagtttgctgcaaaaggagttctgttttactcacagatataattcaaacggttttagaaactagagagtgttttctatccaatagtaataataatatgcatattgtacgagcaagaattgagtatgaggccgtttaaattgggcacgattttcccccaaagtgaaaacagcgccctctgtcctcaacaggttaacagcttactacacaacatacatttagtattactttcttagctaccgtatacatatctccctggcatattacataatttatgcagcagcatacaagacatttttgcaCTCCCCTTGTTGTGCTGTATTCACTTtaacaggaaggtggcgtggcggtccttgcgtgggcaaattttgtcatcgaaatctggcattctctggatttatggtgctttcaagacaactgggaactctgaaaatcATGATGACTTCAGTGATCTTcgggtcggagctctagaaagttccgacttgcaattccgagttggacgaccgttcaaaacttattttcccagtctgagttCCCAGTGGTCTTGAACGCACTGTAGTCAGATTTCTCAGTtacgagtttccagttgttttgagcacggcagaagtcatgctggattgacagcatggccaatgttgaatgtttatcattttaacttcttagggctgcaatcctggtaacgggatcgatatgacaacagccagtgaaagtgcagggcgccaaattcaaaaaacagaaatctcataattataattcctcagacatacatgtgtcttataccattttaaaggtaatcttgttgttaatcccaccaaagtgtccgatttcaaatatgcttttcagcgaaagcaccacaaacgattatgttaggtcacatcaaaccacaataagcacagccatttttccagcttaagataggagtcacaaaaagcacaaatagagataaaattaatcactaacctttgatgatcttcatcagatgacactcataggacttcatgttacacaatacatgtatgttttgtttgataaagttcatatttatatcaaaaaatctgagtttacattggcgcgttacattcactagttccaaaaacatccagtgattttgcatagccacatcgtttcaacagaaatactcatcataaatgtagatgataatacaagttatacacatggaattatagatatacctctccttaatgcaaccgctgtgtcagatttcaaggtggggctcaaaacaggtggggcgctcgtcatggtcaagtcatattggCAAAGTTGTTGTGAAAATGGGGAGCAGTATGTCTGTTATAAAAAAAGATGTTCTGAGTTTTTGATTCAAATCAactagatgttccaaaggtctgcatcaatggcttgtaggctatgcgtggaagccaggagatgccaAATGTGTTTGTTAGTAAATgttcaattaccgtgagactggcagtaatttgcttgacaatcactggctgacaaaatgtcatgactgccacagccctaggCTTTACTGTCATATAGCACAATGTTTTATGGGTACATAATCATGATAGGACAAAGGTTGACCTCACCCAACCCTACATTCAACAAATGTAAATGCCACTTGGCTTGAaaccggtgctatggtcagatgagccctttggccacgcacacgcaattgtattatttatttgatcgtcttttttgctcatctttatcaaggttgccaatcattttggacctgactgtacttacacatacagtgcattcaagtattcacaccccttgaccttttacacaatttgttgttacagcctgaatttaaagtgGATTAAATTTAGTttagtcactggcctacacacaatgccccataatgtcattgaaattattattattttattaaataattaattacaaatgaaaagctgcgttccaccagacactgagatTAATatatctttcagcaggacaataacctaaaccacaaggccaaatctacactggagatgcttaccaagaacaccgtgaatgttcttgagttgccgagttacagttttgacttaaatctgctaaAAATCTATgggaagacctgaaaatggctgtctagcaatgattaacaaccaatttgacagagcttgaagaattttgtaaAGAATAaatggcaaatgttgcacaatccaggtgtggaaagctctttgagacttacccagaaagactcacagctgtaatcgctgccaaaggtgatgtattgactcaaggggttgaatacttaatcACAATATTTGTTTTTCATAAAttataacatttgtaaaaaatatatatatatttttttttaaatcttccaTTTTGCGATTATTTTGTGTAActtgttgacaaaaaatgacaattaaatccatttaatcccactttgtaacacaacaaaatgtggaaaaagtcaaggaatgtgaatactttctgaaggtactgtacatACTCATCATTTAGACACTTTCTTTAgttgttgaaaatgtattgaCGTGTCTCTTCTATTGCAGAGGGCAACTAACCTGGAGAACAGCACCTATGACTTGTACTCCATCCCCAAAGAGAGCGACTCTCAGAATCCAGATGGTAAAACtacactctttttctctcttaacGAGACGACATCTGTCAAATGTGAATGGATTTCTAATTTCATATCTTGCTTTTTAGATGATTTAATAACCCCACTAAACCCATGTTaattctttctccccctcctgcAGCTCCTGAGGGGAAGAGGTCCTCTGGTCTGACCGCAGTCTGGGTCGCCAGGAACAGGTTCGCTGTTCTGGACCGCATGCACtcggtaagtgtgtgtgtgcacatgatTAAATAGCATGTATTGTCTGGACCAATGGCTGTAGTTATTCTAAATATGGTTACAGTACAGTTAAGAGGTCAGAGGATGACTATAGTAATGATGGTGAACCCTGCTCTACCTCCAGCTGCTGATCAAGAACCTGAAGAATGAGATTGTGAAGAAGGTACAGGTACCTAGCTGTGAGGAGATCTTCTATGCCGGGACGGGCTCCCTGCTGCTGCGCGACGCAGACGGAGTCACCCTCTTTGACGTGCAGCAGAAACGCTCGCTGGCCACCGTGAAGATCGCCAAGGTCAAGTATGTGGTCTGGAGCGCCGACACCAGCCACGTGGCCCTGCTGGCTAAACACGGTATGTACTAAACACACATCTTATCTGTCTTTTCATCTCTGTTTTGCTGCCAAGATTTTCTCCATACTAGTTGTTTTTCCAACCTTTcacagattctctctctctctacctgttgtCAACAACCTATCCCAAATGTACACCCTATCTAGCTGTTCACTCGCTTTCTAGTACCCCCAGATGTTAGCCTTCCTTTACCTGTTAATAAACCTGATTGTCTGCTTGCCCCGGCAGCCATTATGATCTGCAACAGGAAGCTGGAGAGTCTGTGCAGCATCCATGAGAACATCCGTGTGAAGAGTGGAGCCTGGGATGAGAGTGGAGTCTTCATCTACACCACCTCCAACCACATCAAATACGCCCTCACCTCAGGGTAAAGACACACCACTACTGCACAAGACACCGCTCTAGTGACGAGTTTGAGAGAGGAGAGCAGTATCCAACTTTTCTAATCACACTCCACTCCTCTTTCTGTAGTGATCATGGTATCATCCGGACTCTGGATCTGCCCATCTACGTGACCCGGGTCAGAGGCAACAGTGTCTATTGTCTTGACCGTGAGTGCAGGCCCCGCGTGCTGAACATTGACCCCACGGAGTACCGCTTCAAACTGGCCCTGGTCAACCGCAAATatgaggaggtgaggaggaggtcaTTTGATGCTCCTTCTCTCTTTTCCCTTTCTGGAGTTACTTTTTGACTGACTTTGTTTGACCGACTTTGTTTGACCCCTGACCTCCTACAGGTGCTGCACATGGTGCGTAACGCCAAGCTGGTTGGCCAGTCCATCATCGCCTACCTGCAGAAGAAGGGCTATCCGGAGGTGGCCCTGCACTTCGTCAAGGATGAAAAGACCCGCTTCGGTCTGGCTTTGGAGTGTGGAAACATTGAGGTGAGTTTGAGACCCCAGGTTTCATTCAACATCTCTGAGAGGACCGTCTGTGTGAAACACTGTGTGGTGTAATTTGCCCTCCGATCCTGTAGGTGGCGTTGGAGGCCGCCAAGGCTCTGGATGAGAGGGGCTGCTGGGAGCGGCTGGGCGAGGCGGCGCTGCTGCAGGGTCACCACCAGGTCGTGGAAATGTGCTACCAGAGGACCAAGAACTTCGACAAGCTCACCTTCCTCTACCTCATCACCGGCAACCTGGCCAAGCTCCGCAAGATGATGAAGATAGGTTAGACAGATAGAGTAGTGGGTTTTGTTTCAGACCAATAGTGCCTGTGTTTGTCAGAGTTGTTTGACTGACAAGTGTTTGATCACTGTGTTGCAGCTGAGATCAGAAAGGATATGAGTGGACACTACCAGGGTGCTCTGTATCTGGGGGACGTCAGCGAGAGAGTCCGCATCCTGAAGAACTGTGGCCAGAGTGAGTCTTCTTAAATGAACACACacctcttactctctctttccAACTCCCTCAATATTTCTGACATGGGACTcttgtttgtggtgcttttggTCTAAACTGCTTGTCTGTTAACTCTGTGGCTGTCTTCCATTTGTAGAGTCACTGGCATATCTGACTGCTGCTACCCACGGGATGGACGAAGAAGCGGAAGCCCTGAAAGAGACCTTTGACCCAGAAAAGGACACTGTCCCTGAGGTGGACCCCAATGCCCAGCTGCTGCAGCCACCACCTCCCATCAACCCCCTGGATACCAACTGGCCCCTGCTCACTGTGTCCAAGGGCTTCTTCGAGGGAGCCATTGCAGCCAAGGGTGAGTCCCCTGCCCGGACAGCACATTTTGTGTTAGCCATTTGGGACTAGCCTGCGGTAGTGTATTGTGTCGTGTCAGCATATTTGTTGTGTAGAGTTGTTACATTCGTTTTTTTATTGTGTGTGTTGCAGGGAAGGCTGGTCAGATGGCTGCAGACATGGATGTTGATGCCCCAGGAGGAGAGGGCTGGGGAGAGGACGCAGAGCTTCAGCTGGACGAGGGTGAGTCCTTCTCAAAAAATCCTTAAATGAGTTGACAAGACTTTAGATTGGCACTATCTTACCCCATCTCTTTCTATGTTCCTCTCATTTATCTCCtctcttttatttatttgtataattttttagggggtagatcagctttaatattgcagatattttgtagcttccatcaatgtagttttctgcatcacttccaatcccccatatatttttttgcaaatatacagtaccagtcaaaagtttggacacgcctactcattcaatgttttttctttattttgactattttctacattgtagaataatagtgaagacatcaaaactatgaaataacacatacggaatcatgtagtaaccaaaaaagtgttaaacaaatcaaaatatgttattttagattcttcaaagaagccacccttgccttgaggacactttttttggttactacatgattctatgtgttatttcatagttttgatgtcttcactataactctacaatgtagaaaatagtccaaatatagaaaaacccttgactgagtaggtgttctaaaactttttaccggtagtgtatgttttacggacacagtatgttttacattagttatcttgttattaTTTGTCATTATTCCCAACCTtaagctccattcaacccctcccatctatctcttaacaccatccatattggatttctatttgacatctctctctttccatcagATGGTTTCATGGATGCCCAGGATGGATTAGGGGAGGAAGGAGGTGCCacgaaggaggagggaggaggctgggaggtagaggaggatcTGGACCTGCCTCCAGAGCTGGTGAGATGATTCTCTTCTTTAACATGAAATCTCCACTCTTTGGTTTAGCAGGACTCATAGCATGACTGATGACTAGTCAGTCTGAGAatgttgtctcttctctctcccactAGGAGTTGCCAGCTGGTGCCGGAGTAGGGGCTGAAGATGGTTTCTTTGTCCCTCCTACCAAGGGCATGAGCCCCACTCAACTGTGGTGCAACAACTCCCAGCTCCCTGTGGACCACGTCCTGGCTGGTTCCTTTGAGACTGCCATGAgggtaatctctctctctctctctctctctctctctctctcactcactcactcactcactcactcactcactcactcacatacacacatgccgTTTATACTTTATactagtctctctctttctctacttttCAGTTGCTCCATGACCAGGTTGGGGTGGTGCAGTTCGGGCCCTATAAGCAGCTGTTCATGCAGACTCTATCCCGCGGGAGGACATGCTACCTGGGCCTGCCGTCTCTGCCCTGCCTGCGTGGTAACCCGCAGAGGAACTGGAAGGACTGTGGGGCCAAGCAGGGGCTGCCCGCTGTGGGTCTTCGTCTCTCAGATCTCATTGCCCGCCTGCAGCAGTGCTACCAGCTCACCACTGCCGGCCGCTTCGAGGAGGGCGTTGAACGCTTCCGCACCATCCTGCTGTCTGTGCCACTGCTGGTGGTCGACAACAAGCAGGAGATCGCAGAGGTACGTAGACTTGTTTAGACTAAGGTTAATCAAGTGTGGGCCTGATGGTATTTAGTGGTGATAACCCgattgaggtcactgtcttttagGCTCAGCAGCTGATCACAATCTGCAGAGAATACATTGTTGGCCTCACCATGGAAACGGAAAGGAAAAAGTTGCCTAAAGACACATTAGACCAGCAGAAGAGGCTGTGTGAGGTATTGTCATTGTGTTTATCTACTTCCCAACTGAACCATTAGTCCGCCATCTCCCTATTCACTGAGGAGCTCACTACCCATTGATCCTTTTTTAAAGATTGTATGTGTTGTTTTTCCCAGATGGCAGCTTACTTCACCCACTGCAGTCTCCAGCCAGTCCACATGGTCCTTGTCTTACGTACAGCACTAAATCTATTCTTTAAACTGAAGAACTTCAAGACAGCTGCCAGTTTTGCCCGTCGTCTGCTTGAACTAGGACCCAAACCAGAGGTGGCACAGCAGgtaacaaagtgtgtgtgtgtgctatgtcCCTTTATACACATGCAATTATTTCTATATATTCACTGTCTCTTACCTTCTCCATCTCTGTATTAAAGACACGCAAGATCTTGGCAGCATGCGAGAAGACGCTGACAGATGCCCACCAGCTGAACTACGACCCCCACAATCCATTTGACCTGTGCGCTGCCTCGTACACGCCCCTGTACCGTGGACGCCCAGTGGAGAAGTGCCCCCTCTCTGGGGCCTGCTATTGCCCCCCCTACAAGGGCCAGGTCTGCAGGGTCACACAGGTCAGTCAAGAGAACAGCCCTACTGTGTTGTCATGTACAGAATGCCCCTCTATTTAGAATTGTCCCGCTTTGATATGAAGTTGTATTAATTGCTTTGTAACTGAGTGTTAAAACATAttttagggcctcccgggtggcgcagtggtctagggcactgcttcgcagtgctagctgcgccaccagagtctctgggttcgcgcccaggctctgtcgcagccggccgcgaccgggaggtccgtggggcgacgcacaattggcatagcgtcgtccgggttagggagggtttggccggtagggatatccttgtctcatcgcgctccagcgactcctgtggcgggccgggcgcagtgcgcgctaaccaagggggccaggtacacggtgtttcctccgacacattggtgcggctggcttccgggttggaggcgcgctgtgttaagaagcagtgcggcttggttgggttgtgcttcggaggacgcatggctttcgaccttcgtctctcccgagcccgtacgggagttgtagcgatgagacaagatagtaattactagcgataaCCTTCTTGTTTCCAAGGTGACTGAGATCGGAAAGGATGTGATTGGTCTGCGTGTCAGCCCTCTGCAGTTTCGTTAGAGGACGTGAAAAGGACCAGGAATGGGGAAGAACAACATTGATCCATTAAGCGAAACACATCCACACTTTATTCTATATACACCGTTTCTTTCTTGGATTAGACAGAAGAAAACATGATTAATGAGAGAGAAGGGTTGGTAGGGTGACATACGATTTATTGGTGAGCAAATGTTATTTTGATGTTAAGCCTTTTTATGTTTCTGACTGTGACTGCCTGCTTTACCTTTCCTGTGATGCTGTACTTGTGAGTGTTATATCATCTCTGCTCCAATTGTTGTTTTATTAGAACCCTACTAGACAAACCTGTCCGTCTCTTTCTGACCTGTAAGCCCCATAAAATGAATAATACAAAATGAACATCACTGCTTTGTGTAACTTGTTAAATATAATAAAAGCTCTACTACTAATATGTTGGTGAACAATTCTGTAATTTCACAAGTGTCATTCtagctcgtttcaagtcctggtTTTCAAACATGGAAACCCCAAACAATGCTTTGAAAGCTCTGGATCAAAGTCATGTTCTGCTAATGTTGCAAGTACAACATGAAAGGGACAAATTGGTGCAAATAAAAGACAAAATGGCACAACATTAAATATAATTTCTTCCTTTTCCCCCAGAGGAACAGGTTGAATCATTCATATGTAGAAATCATTGCCATTGTATCATTTTGAGGAACCATCTTGGGAGTTTTCAATGTGTATTTTTGGTAATAGAATGCATACCAGCGATTGGATATGCCTTTTAAACAATGGAGGACGGCTCCATtggctggaacagagcgaatggaatgCCATTgccgtgtctttggctatgccggattaagtgatatgacatgctattctataaaataatttctctgtaattaatattacccgATTAGCTAAtcaggtaaatgtaattaactagaaagtcggggcaccacgaaagaatgtttatagagctgttatcttccgaataaactcttaaagacctagtaatcttttacatcagtagcagtcaatatttaatcgtcactttattcagtctcatctgaaagttgtaaattcatggttatcttcacgaaccctggctaacaagttgaatcagcaatacaacatttggttaaattatttatttactaaatacctaaataatcacacagaattacatctacacagaatggatcatacattgattacaaattatgtcaaaGGAAAACGTCCCTTGCGGATGGAACAGATATGACgtctggttacacaaagaaaggggggttgggttttgaatggaagagcgggaagactgaggaacaaaaatATTTTGTGTCTCTATTgggccgtaggcagctatgctatcgtaaatacagtatcttatgaattctaaataaccgcccatttgaaaaaggaaaatgcaataaatatttgctctgagctgcgcttcagtagatTGGTCGTAGATAGATGGCCGGGTTGTCCAGCATGGAAGAatgtctagtggtgaactggagcGTGGTAGAATGGATACTCTGTCCATCCTCTCCTAGGCCATGtttacagctgctgttgctaacgcaacggctaggaggtatcacttctttagtgaataagagttcaaagttcataccatacTTTTAAGCTcgtgctatattctggctggtatagtcgaaattcatccttcgGCGTGTCGATCGTCACATTGAACAcgatgctaatttcgttaggttattatctgagcccttttaacgtaggaccgtcgtcctcacgtccccggaacaggaagttGAATTTTCGTCAACGGGTTTATATAGTGGTgaaagaagggcgtgtttcatagtttacaacccaTGTTTGTTCACTTGGGCGGGGCCTCTGAGTGAGCAGAGTGGTGTTCTTATGACAAACCGTTCTCTCATTAAGAAGctaaaaattacatttaatcttttcacaaatagtttcatatttaaacatttaaattgcacaacaattccatgtgaatctgataactagaatgtgtagatgTTCCAAGAtagtttatgtcgtcctatcatcagtaatcatGTCTGAcgccaactgatctgacatcatattcatcaagtaccaacgcatattttcaactggttggattaccgaaatatggttccgtttcccaacttttgatgttcccagaatctctatgttaacaaagggcttttCAAGAGTCAACTCTATAAAGTAGAGAAAGAGAAACGGGggggtatttatgggggtcataaacctcccccatcaggccaacgtcatgacaccatCAAACcagtatttgataccattctactCATTCTGCTCCAGCCACTACCGTGAGCCTTGTCCTCCCCATCAACCTCCTGTACTTTTAAAGTACGATTTTTGAATGTTAGAAATGTATTAAACTGCTTTATCAAGGCTTGTCTGTGTTCACTACCATTTTGAAGACTGGGCAGCCTTGTTGTGCGCAACCGGTTCTTGCAAAAAACATTCTCTATTCAGGctgcaaaggctttgatttctatactatactgaacaaaaatgtatgcaacatgcagcaatttcaaagattttactgagttacagttcatagaaggaaatcggtcaattgaaataaatgaattaggccctaatctatggatttcacatgactgggcaggggtacagccatgggtgggcctgagaGGGCATAGGCTGACCCGctagggagccaggcccactCACGGCAGAGCCAGGTCCAGCCTATCAGATTTAacccacaaaatggctttattacagacagaaatactcctcagtttcatcagctgtctgggtggttgttctcagacgatcccgcaggtgaggAAGCTAGATATGGCGGTCCTAGGCTGGagtggttacacgtgatctgcggttgtgaggacggttggacgtaatgccaaattctctaaaattaagttggaggaggcttatggttgagaaaactgcccattttagagtggccttttattgtccccagcacaaggtgcacctgtgtaatgatcatgctgtttaatcagtccattacatgaaatccaaataaaaatccaaattaaatgacaggttgtaatgcaacaaaataagaaaaaggccaaggaggatgaatacttttgcaaggctctTTATTCCTCTGTGGAAAAAATAATAAATTATGTAAAGAAGAAATTAGGTTTAATGTTTTGCCATTTAATCTCAAAGACTGAGATGTTAAGGACAACTTTTATTTGCTGCAGTTGcttggtttccatccaattggggacagattttcatgtgattATAAACAAATTGCTAAAATaaaatatgtgcattttcccatcagagttgtttccatcaaattgacttgttgtggataaaagtatgtgcgtgatgacatagtgcacatgaAAATtacttttgcggttaaattcccatgtaccgaataaaaatacaagttaaatgggtttccattgcatttccaACTCTACTAATGGTTTGTCACAAAAATGTTTGCCCTATAGAGCGAATGTGCCCACTAGTATTGGCACATATGCTCTAGCCAACAACAAGCTGATACAGTGAGGGTATAACCTATGATAAGAGCATGATGGACAAAAGAGCAAGAATATTTACATTTGTCAAAtagcagccaagcatcgatcatcatgtcaccagaataagaccttcgatatttattggaaaggagcatcaagctcatcaccttgcactttcaccatcCTGTAAAATTCATAATAACTTACtccatctgtagcctaataaactgcatactTTCCCGAGTCGTAGGGAAGGCCACACAAAATGTCATCAAGTGACTCaaatttacttcgatatgatggttattatactgtatcaatatctccattt
Proteins encoded:
- the LOC120020217 gene encoding coatomer subunit alpha-like, translating into MLTKFETKSARVKGLSFHPKRPWILASLHNGVIQLWDYRMCTLIDKFDEHDGPVRGIDFHKQQPLFVSGGDDYKIKVWNYKLRRCLFTLLGHLDYIRTTFFHHDYPWILSASDDQTIRIWNWQSRTCVCVLTGHNHYVMCAQFHPSEDLVVSASLDQTVRVWDISGLRKKNLSPSAVETEVRGISGVDLFGASDAVVKHVLEGHDRGVNWAAFHPSMPLIVSGADDRQVKIWRMNESKAWELDTCRGHYNNVSCAVFHPRQELILSNSEDKSIRVWDMSKRTGVQTFRRDHDRFWVLGAHPNLNLFAAGHDSGMLVFKLERERPAYAVYGNMLYYVKDRFLRQLDFSSSKDTAVMQLRSGSKFPVFSMSYNPAENAVLLCTRATNLENSTYDLYSIPKESDSQNPDAPEGKRSSGLTAVWVARNRFAVLDRMHSLLIKNLKNEIVKKVQVPSCEEIFYAGTGSLLLRDADGVTLFDVQQKRSLATVKIAKVKYVVWSADTSHVALLAKHAIMICNRKLESLCSIHENIRVKSGAWDESGVFIYTTSNHIKYALTSGDHGIIRTLDLPIYVTRVRGNSVYCLDRECRPRVLNIDPTEYRFKLALVNRKYEEVLHMVRNAKLVGQSIIAYLQKKGYPEVALHFVKDEKTRFGLALECGNIEVALEAAKALDERGCWERLGEAALLQGHHQVVEMCYQRTKNFDKLTFLYLITGNLAKLRKMMKIAEIRKDMSGHYQGALYLGDVSERVRILKNCGQKSLAYLTAATHGMDEEAEALKETFDPEKDTVPEVDPNAQLLQPPPPINPLDTNWPLLTVSKGFFEGAIAAKGKAGQMAADMDVDAPGGEGWGEDAELQLDEDGFMDAQDGLGEEGGATKEEGGGWEVEEDLDLPPELELPAGAGVGAEDGFFVPPTKGMSPTQLWCNNSQLPVDHVLAGSFETAMRLLHDQVGVVQFGPYKQLFMQTLSRGRTCYLGLPSLPCLRGNPQRNWKDCGAKQGLPAVGLRLSDLIARLQQCYQLTTAGRFEEGVERFRTILLSVPLLVVDNKQEIAEAQQLITICREYIVGLTMETERKKLPKDTLDQQKRLCEMAAYFTHCSLQPVHMVLVLRTALNLFFKLKNFKTAASFARRLLELGPKPEVAQQTRKILAACEKTLTDAHQLNYDPHNPFDLCAASYTPLYRGRPVEKCPLSGACYCPPYKGQVCRVTQVTEIGKDVIGLRVSPLQFR